The following proteins are encoded in a genomic region of Corylus avellana chromosome ca4, CavTom2PMs-1.0:
- the LOC132178375 gene encoding TMV resistance protein N-like, translating to MQAPPPFLLTQKRQPPWIPCVVQSTSIQDHNKPCFSMAAQTLSSPSKSRWNHDVFLSFRGEDTRKNFTDHLYTALVRAGIHTFRDDEELPRGEHISTELLKAINGSRISIVVFSKDYASSRWCLDELVEIMHCKNTIGQTLLPIFYDVNPSDVRKQTGTFAKAFSSHEERFQAEMERVQKWRVALTEAANYSGWDLQNIANG from the exons ATGCAGGCCCCACCACCCTTCCTATTAACTCAGAAGCGCCAGCCCCCTTGGATCCCTTGTGTTGTCCAGTCAACCTCCATTCAAGATCACAACAAGCCCTGTTTCTCCATGGCCGCTCAAACCCTTTCATCACCTTCCAAATCTCGTTGGAATCACGACgttttcttgagttttagaggtgAAGACACTCGTAAAAACTTCACCGATCATCTCTACACAGCCTTGGTGCGTGCCGGAATTCACACTTTCCGAGACGACGAAGAGCTTCCTAGAGGAGAGCACATTTCTACAGAATTGCTCAAAGCTATTAACGGATCAAGGATTTCTATTGTCGTTTTCTCCAAAGACTATGCTTCTTCTCGTTGGTGTCTTGATGAGCTTGTGGAGATCATGCATTGTAAGAATACCATAGGCCAAACTCTTCTCCCAATATTTTATGACGTGAATCCCTCCGATGTGCGAAAACAAACCGGAACTTTTGCAAAAGCATTTTCAAGTCATGAAGAGCGATTTCAGGCGGAGATGGAAAGAGTGCAGAAGTGGAGAGTAGCACTTACTGAAGCTGCAAACTATTCTGGCTGGGATCTTCAAAATATTGCAAATGG ATAG
- the LOC132178374 gene encoding phloretin 4'-O-glucosyltransferase-like, translated as MVHPQVILVTFPAQGHINPSLQFAKRLLLLGARVTFVTTVFAHRCITKTPTPDGLSFATFSDGYDDGVPPDFDMDHYTSELKRCGSEALTDLILSTANDGRCFTCLVCTTFIPWAADVAREFHLPSTLLWIQPATVFNIYYYYFNGYGDVIRNNNNDPSCSIKLPGLPLLASRDLPSFLLAPNMYALTVPALQEQFEALERQDNPRILVNTFDALEAETLRAIKGYNLIAVGPLIPSAFLDGRDPSDTSFGGDLFQTSKDYIEWLNSKPKSSVIYVSFGSLTVLTKQQKEEIASALLESGRPFLWVIRAKENEEEKEEDKLSYKEELEEKGMIVSWCSQVEVLSHPSLGCFVTHCGWNSTLESLVSEVPVVAFPQWSDQGTNAKLIEDVWKTGVRVTANEDGIVEADEIKRCLELVIGVGDRKGEEMRRNAKKWKDLARKASKEGGSSYENLKSFVDEIGEGLKTFA; from the coding sequence ATGGTGCATCCTCAAGTCATCCTCGTAACATTTCCCGCGCAAGGCCATATCAATCCTTCCCTCCAATTCGCCAAGCGTCTCCTTCTCTTGGGAGCACGTGTCACCTTCGTCACCACCGTCTTTGCCCACCGTTGCATCACCAAGACCCCTACTCCTGACGGATTGTCCTTCGCCACCTTCTCTGACGGCTACGACGACGGGGTTCCACCCGATTTTGACATGGACCACTACACGTCCGAGCTCAAGCGCTGCGGCTCCGAAGCTCTTACCGATCTTATTCTTTCCACCGCAAACGACGGCCGATGTTTCACGTGCTTAGTTTGCACAACATTCATCCCCTGGGCCGCCGACGTTGCTCGTGAATTTCACCTTCCATCAACGCTTCTTTGGATTCAACCTGCCACGGTTTTCAACATATACTACTACTACTTCAATGGTTACGGTGATGTCATCAGGAACAACAACAATGACCCCTCATGCTCAATAAAATTACCGGGGCTGCCATTGCTCGCTAGCCGTGACCTTCCGTCCTTTTTGCTTGCTCCAAATATGTATGCTTTGACAGTCCCAGCATTGCAAGAGCAATTTGAAGCACTTGAAAGGCAAGACAATCCCAGAATACTAGTGAATACTTTCGATGCATTAGAGGCCGAGACCTTAAGAGCGATCAAAGGATATAATTTGATTGCAGTTGGACCGTTGATTCCATCTGCTTTTTTGGATGGAAGAGATCCATCCGACACTTCTTTTGGGGGGGATCTTTTCCAAACCTCCAAGGACTACATCGAATGGCTCAACTCCAAGCCCAAATCATCCGTTATTTACGTGTCGTTTGGGAGCTTGACGGTGTTAACAAAGCAACAAAAGGAGGAGATTGCAAGCGCATTATTGGAATCCGGCCGCCCCTTCTTGTGGGTCATAAGAGCtaaggaaaatgaagaagagaaggaagaagataaATTGAGCTATAAGGAGGAATTGGAAGAAAAGGGAATGATCGTGTCGTGGTGTTCTCAGGTGGAGGTTTTGTCGCACCCCTCGTTGGGATGCTTTGTGACGCATTGTGGGTGGAATTCAACTTTGGAGAGTTTGGTTTCTGAGGTGCCTGTCGTGGCGTTTCCCCAGTGGTCGGATCAAGGGACAAATGCAAAGCTGATCGAAGACGTGTGGAAGACGGGAGTGAGGGTGACTGCAAATGAGGATGGAATTGTTGAAGCTGATGAGATCAAGAGGTGCTTGGAATTGGTTATTGGAGTTGGAGATCGGAAAGGGGAAGAAATGAGAAGGAATGCTAAGAAATGGAAGGATTTGGCTAGGAAGGCTTCCAAGGAAGGTGGCTCTTCCTATGAGAATCTTAAATCTTTTGTGGATGAGATTGGAGAAGGACTGAAAACATTTGCTTAA